One Lactobacillus crispatus DNA segment encodes these proteins:
- a CDS encoding metal-dependent hydrolase family protein, which yields MTKTAFVNCNLFVGNEDNLVDNAWFVVDDETGKLTDQGKGKCTADFDKQVDLKGKYVMSGLLNSHTHMGLDSDLKKKFPTTEASTTYAALRDLREALQTGVTYVRSCGTSFDVDCKLVQMRKQYPFEGPQVMPTGMTMSIVGGHGDFKVGLNGEQNASHLVNGPEDMRRAVREQFTKGAKNVKLMATGGIMSLGDEVDDTELSLEEMKMAVEEAHSKHMTVCAHAEGRLGIHYAVVAGVDSVEHGFYLDDNDLALMKKQGTFLSPTLTAGRTIVVHGKDVVPEFSYRKMCAVVDDFYNHVGHAIKEGVRLAMGTDAGTYFNRFSDTPNELVELVRAGATNYQALRAGGLGSAELLKVDQEYGSLEVGKYADFLVLRENPLENVAAVGQKDKQVYQHGLRKF from the coding sequence ATGACTAAAACAGCTTTTGTAAATTGTAATTTATTCGTTGGTAATGAAGATAATCTAGTAGATAATGCTTGGTTTGTCGTTGATGATGAAACAGGTAAATTGACCGATCAAGGTAAGGGAAAATGCACAGCAGATTTTGACAAACAAGTTGACCTTAAAGGGAAATATGTGATGAGCGGTTTGCTTAATTCACATACTCACATGGGGCTTGATTCTGACTTGAAGAAAAAATTTCCGACTACTGAAGCTTCGACTACTTATGCAGCACTGCGGGATCTGCGTGAAGCTTTACAAACTGGTGTGACTTATGTTCGTAGTTGTGGCACATCTTTTGATGTTGACTGTAAATTAGTGCAGATGCGCAAGCAGTATCCTTTTGAAGGTCCTCAAGTGATGCCAACTGGAATGACAATGTCAATTGTCGGCGGACATGGTGATTTCAAGGTGGGGTTAAATGGAGAGCAAAATGCTAGTCATTTGGTTAACGGTCCAGAGGACATGCGTAGAGCAGTCCGAGAACAATTTACCAAAGGTGCAAAAAATGTCAAGTTGATGGCTACCGGTGGAATTATGTCACTTGGGGATGAAGTAGATGATACTGAGCTTTCGCTTGAAGAAATGAAGATGGCAGTAGAAGAGGCTCATTCCAAGCATATGACAGTTTGTGCTCACGCCGAGGGACGACTTGGTATTCATTATGCAGTTGTTGCAGGAGTTGATTCTGTAGAACATGGTTTTTATTTAGATGATAATGACTTGGCTTTGATGAAAAAACAAGGTACATTTTTGTCACCAACATTGACTGCAGGTCGGACAATCGTCGTTCATGGAAAAGATGTTGTACCTGAGTTCTCATACCGCAAGATGTGTGCAGTAGTTGATGACTTTTATAATCATGTCGGCCATGCGATCAAGGAGGGGGTGAGACTGGCAATGGGGACAGACGCAGGAACATATTTCAATCGCTTCTCTGATACACCTAATGAATTAGTGGAATTGGTTAGAGCAGGAGCCACAAATTATCAAGCTTTAAGAGCAGGCGGCTTGGGTAGTGCTGAATTGCTTAAGGTTGATCAAGAATATGGTTCACTTGAAGTGGGCAAATATGCGGATTTCTTAGTTTTACGAGAGAATCCATTAGAAAATGTTGCTGCAGTCGGCCAAAAAGACAAGCAAGTTTACCAACATGGTTTACGTAAATTCTAA
- a CDS encoding LacI family DNA-binding transcriptional regulator: MVTLKDIAKLAHVNESTVSRALNGSVYVHPDTKKKVFEAAKKLSYDPDLLRKAIQQGKTKTIGIIIPNLQYNIFMDFVQKAEINANAVNYKIIIAISNDDSQQERKLLMRMRNGLVDGIVITSTGGNNHLLEDIQAGGMPVMQIFRNVDSKIDSVSVNYKQSVEIAVDNLLESGATNLALINGSITDQPYQDKLAAFEKVMNKQSKEIIAESLNEYPKSFEQAGYDLTAKILKRYPKVNGLLVANDTEALGAMHFLKEQKLDVPNQVKVISLAGCSVSSLYQTQVSNTAFPIESISMRALSLLISRIEKLEKLPLQHQVLNTAFNKRQTC; the protein is encoded by the coding sequence ATGGTCACATTAAAGGATATTGCCAAATTAGCTCATGTGAATGAGAGTACAGTATCACGAGCTTTAAATGGTTCAGTATATGTGCATCCTGATACTAAGAAAAAAGTATTTGAAGCAGCAAAAAAACTGAGCTATGATCCTGATTTATTACGGAAAGCAATCCAACAAGGCAAAACCAAGACCATTGGTATTATCATTCCTAATTTGCAGTACAACATTTTTATGGATTTTGTTCAAAAAGCTGAAATCAATGCCAATGCTGTTAATTATAAGATAATCATTGCAATTTCAAATGATGATTCTCAGCAAGAGCGCAAATTACTCATGCGAATGAGAAATGGATTAGTTGATGGCATTGTCATCACTTCAACGGGTGGTAATAATCATTTGCTTGAAGATATTCAAGCGGGTGGGATGCCAGTTATGCAAATTTTTAGAAATGTTGACTCAAAAATAGATAGTGTTTCAGTTAATTATAAACAAAGTGTTGAAATTGCAGTTGATAATCTGTTGGAAAGCGGAGCTACTAATCTTGCATTAATCAATGGCTCAATTACTGATCAACCTTATCAGGATAAACTAGCAGCTTTTGAAAAAGTGATGAATAAACAAAGTAAAGAAATAATTGCTGAAAGCTTAAATGAATATCCTAAATCTTTTGAACAAGCTGGATATGATCTTACAGCTAAAATTCTTAAGAGGTATCCAAAAGTTAATGGCTTGCTAGTCGCTAATGATACTGAAGCGTTAGGTGCAATGCACTTTCTAAAAGAACAAAAATTAGATGTGCCAAATCAAGTTAAAGTAATTAGCTTAGCAGGTTGCAGTGTTAGCAGTCTATATCAAACGCAAGTAAGTAATACCGCGTTTCCAATAGAAAGCATCTCAATGCGGGCATTAAGCCTCTTGATTTCTAGAATCGAAAAGCTTGAAAAATTACCTCTTCAACATCAAGTGCTAAATACAGCATTTAATAAGCGTCAAACGTGCTAA
- a CDS encoding Cof-type HAD-IIB family hydrolase: protein MYKIIACDLDETLLSADTHVSVENREAIQKAVAHGVKFVPATGRGYVSVQNTLKEIGLEQAANEYVISFNGASITENKNNRVLYFDGLPNEIADRLYRHGVELDIAMHVYTQDMVYTYHIDDDERAYMTGRHQFKEIEDKDLSFLEGQKIAKVLYESLDNNYLHRIAAELGPITQELDISYSSNRYLEFNRKGVNKGAGLMKLAEQLRVSIEETIAIGDNFNDLSMIQAAGVGVGVANVNPAMKEQCDYITQADNNHGAVAEAIDHFIFNN from the coding sequence ATGTATAAAATTATTGCGTGTGACTTAGATGAAACGTTGTTGAGCGCAGATACGCATGTCTCAGTAGAAAATAGAGAAGCGATTCAAAAAGCAGTTGCTCACGGTGTAAAATTTGTTCCTGCAACTGGACGAGGCTACGTTTCTGTCCAAAATACTTTAAAGGAAATAGGATTAGAGCAGGCAGCTAATGAATATGTGATTTCATTCAATGGTGCCAGCATTACAGAAAATAAGAATAATCGCGTGCTGTATTTTGACGGCTTGCCTAATGAAATTGCGGATCGGTTATATCGGCATGGGGTTGAACTAGATATTGCCATGCATGTTTACACTCAAGATATGGTATATACGTATCATATCGATGATGATGAACGTGCCTATATGACGGGACGACACCAGTTTAAAGAGATTGAAGATAAAGACTTGTCATTTTTGGAGGGGCAGAAAATTGCCAAGGTGCTCTATGAGAGTCTTGATAATAATTATTTGCATCGAATTGCAGCAGAATTAGGACCAATTACGCAAGAATTGGATATTTCATATTCATCTAATCGTTATTTAGAATTTAACCGTAAAGGTGTCAATAAAGGCGCGGGACTGATGAAGCTGGCTGAGCAGCTTAGGGTGTCGATTGAAGAAACAATTGCCATTGGTGATAATTTTAATGACTTGTCAATGATTCAGGCTGCTGGTGTGGGTGTTGGTGTGGCTAATGTCAATCCTGCTATGAAAGAGCAATGCGATTACATTACTCAGGCTGATAATAATCATGGTGCAGTTGCCGAGGCAATTGATCATTTTATTTTTAACAATTGA
- a CDS encoding L-lactate dehydrogenase encodes MRTVGIIGMGHVGATVAYTLFTHSMVDELILIDKNEAKVNAEYNDLHDTLARNDSYVNVRKQDWDGLEDADIIITAFGDIAASVKTGDRFGEFELNARNAKEVGADIKESGFHGVLINISNPCDAITQILQETSGLKKNRVFGTGTFLDTARVQRIIGEKLGQDPRNVEGFVLGEHGSSQFTAWSTVRVNNKIAFQLFGDEEQEKISEQSNKNSFIVAKGKGYTSYAIATCATRLVQAVFSDAHLYCPVSVYNPEYKTYIGYPAIIGRDGIEEEIELKLTSEEKEKLQAAADKIKEHLKQLKK; translated from the coding sequence ATGAGAACAGTTGGTATTATTGGCATGGGCCATGTTGGTGCAACCGTTGCCTATACTTTATTTACGCACAGTATGGTTGACGAACTGATTTTAATTGATAAAAATGAAGCTAAAGTAAATGCTGAATACAATGACTTGCATGATACTTTGGCTAGAAATGATAGCTATGTTAATGTGCGAAAGCAAGATTGGGACGGCTTAGAAGATGCTGACATTATTATTACCGCTTTTGGTGATATTGCGGCTTCAGTTAAGACAGGCGACCGCTTTGGTGAGTTTGAATTAAATGCAAGAAATGCCAAAGAAGTTGGTGCAGATATTAAAGAATCAGGCTTTCACGGCGTTTTGATCAATATTTCTAATCCATGTGATGCAATTACCCAAATTTTGCAAGAAACTTCTGGTTTAAAGAAGAATCGCGTCTTTGGTACTGGTACTTTCCTTGATACTGCAAGAGTTCAAAGAATAATTGGTGAAAAACTTGGTCAAGATCCACGTAACGTAGAAGGTTTCGTTTTAGGTGAACATGGTTCTTCACAATTTACAGCCTGGTCAACGGTAAGAGTTAACAACAAGATTGCTTTCCAATTGTTTGGTGATGAAGAACAAGAAAAGATTAGTGAACAATCAAATAAGAATTCCTTTATTGTGGCTAAGGGAAAGGGCTATACTAGCTATGCTATTGCCACTTGTGCTACTCGTTTAGTTCAAGCAGTCTTTAGCGATGCTCATCTATATTGTCCTGTTTCAGTTTATAATCCTGAATACAAGACTTATATTGGTTATCCAGCTATTATTGGTCGCGACGGCATTGAGGAAGAAATTGAATTAAAGCTTACTTCTGAAGAAAAAGAAAAGTTGCAAGCTGCTGCAGATAAGATCAAAGAACACTTGAAGCAATTGAAAAAATAA
- the greA gene encoding transcription elongation factor GreA, with translation MPEKSYPMTAEGKEKLQAELKNLKLVKRPEVIERIKVARSFGDLSENSEYDAAKDEQSHLEDRIAQVEEMLKYAQVVDAESVDPNEVSVGKTITYTEVGTDDPETYTIVGSDESDPLNGKISNDSPIAQALLGKKKGETVSITTPGGKFDVVINEVKA, from the coding sequence ATGCCTGAAAAATCTTATCCAATGACTGCTGAAGGTAAAGAAAAACTTCAAGCAGAATTAAAGAACTTAAAATTAGTTAAGCGTCCAGAAGTTATTGAACGTATCAAGGTTGCACGTTCTTTCGGTGACTTGTCAGAAAACTCCGAATACGATGCAGCTAAGGATGAACAAAGTCACCTTGAGGATAGAATTGCTCAAGTTGAAGAAATGCTTAAGTATGCACAAGTTGTTGATGCAGAAAGCGTTGATCCTAACGAAGTTTCAGTTGGTAAAACAATTACCTATACTGAAGTTGGTACTGATGATCCAGAGACTTACACTATTGTAGGTAGTGATGAATCAGATCCATTGAATGGCAAGATTTCTAACGATTCACCAATTGCTCAAGCTTTATTGGGCAAAAAGAAGGGTGAAACCGTATCAATTACCACTCCTGGTGGCAAGTTTGACGTTGTAATTAACGAAGTTAAAGCCTAA
- a CDS encoding lipoprotein produces the protein MRKRRQRNIIIGTIVSLLIIVAGYFSFFWTPKSNGQTKVSVGIVGASKGDIAIWKSVAQTVKQKYGIILTTKSFDGYDQPDKALKSGDVDLNAFQHYAFLNAWNKANHGGITAIGKTYISPIRLYSKKYHSLNALPEGATIVVPSDPTNESRALFVLKNAGLIKLKKGKVLVSVADITANPNHFKIKEVASEQTSRVIDDVDAAVVNNDFAGPAHLGDKQTIFVEPLNKDSEQWINIICARTKDKNKKIYQEVVKAYQTKKTKKIYKRYYGNKQIAAWDVKLK, from the coding sequence ATGAGAAAAAGAAGACAGCGGAATATTATTATTGGCACCATTGTTAGCTTATTGATTATCGTAGCTGGTTACTTCAGCTTCTTTTGGACGCCAAAAAGCAACGGTCAAACCAAAGTTAGCGTAGGAATCGTTGGTGCCAGCAAAGGTGACATTGCAATCTGGAAAAGCGTTGCTCAAACCGTCAAACAGAAATATGGGATTATTTTAACCACTAAAAGTTTTGATGGTTATGACCAACCTGACAAGGCACTTAAATCCGGTGACGTTGATCTGAATGCCTTCCAGCACTATGCTTTCCTCAACGCCTGGAACAAAGCCAACCATGGCGGAATTACTGCAATCGGTAAAACCTATATCTCACCTATTCGCTTATATTCCAAAAAATATCATAGCCTAAATGCACTACCTGAAGGAGCAACAATTGTGGTCCCCAGCGATCCCACCAATGAATCGAGAGCACTTTTTGTTTTGAAAAATGCCGGGTTGATCAAATTGAAGAAGGGCAAAGTATTGGTCTCTGTTGCAGATATTACTGCCAATCCTAACCACTTCAAGATTAAAGAAGTTGCATCAGAACAAACTAGCCGTGTCATTGATGACGTTGATGCAGCGGTTGTTAACAATGACTTTGCTGGTCCCGCTCATTTAGGTGATAAGCAGACTATTTTTGTAGAACCTTTAAATAAGGATTCTGAACAATGGATCAATATCATTTGTGCCCGGACAAAAGACAAAAATAAGAAAATTTATCAAGAAGTTGTTAAGGCGTATCAAACTAAGAAGACTAAAAAAATTTATAAACGCTACTATGGCAATAAGCAAATTGCAGCTTGGGACGTAAAGCTAAAGTAG
- a CDS encoding DUF3100 domain-containing protein has translation MRSLKVYGPLIILVLLIDTIAELIGMQVFKIGKIEVSILPLVFAVILAIIIYLLPLKPIKQLYNDKRVKFAGKYMILIMLPLMARYGANVAPKINEILSVGWVFLIHELGNLGTILFGLPVALLLGLRQEAIGSTLGLGREGELAYISEKYTLDSPEGRGVLGIYLIGTIFGSIVFSILAPVLLGMGFSYQAVAMSSGVGSSSMMTAASSALAALVPKHSETILSFAAASQLLTSFIGTYIMYFLAVPLQRFMYVHLTSLLDKKKEVYPEHD, from the coding sequence ATGAGATCTTTGAAGGTCTATGGTCCATTAATTATTTTAGTATTATTAATTGATACTATTGCCGAGCTGATTGGGATGCAGGTTTTCAAAATTGGTAAAATTGAAGTTTCAATTCTACCATTAGTATTCGCAGTTATTTTAGCGATTATTATTTATTTACTTCCATTAAAGCCGATTAAGCAACTCTACAATGATAAAAGAGTAAAGTTTGCTGGAAAATATATGATTTTAATAATGTTGCCACTAATGGCACGTTATGGAGCAAATGTTGCACCTAAGATTAATGAAATTTTATCAGTAGGTTGGGTATTTCTCATTCATGAGTTAGGTAATTTAGGCACAATTTTATTTGGACTACCAGTAGCTTTATTACTAGGATTAAGACAAGAGGCCATTGGCTCAACATTGGGATTAGGCAGAGAAGGAGAACTAGCCTATATTAGTGAAAAATATACGCTAGATTCACCGGAAGGTCGAGGAGTCCTAGGTATTTACTTAATTGGAACAATTTTTGGTTCGATTGTCTTCTCAATTTTAGCACCAGTTCTTTTGGGGATGGGCTTTAGTTATCAAGCTGTTGCGATGAGTTCTGGAGTAGGATCAAGTTCTATGATGACTGCAGCTTCTTCAGCTTTAGCAGCTCTGGTTCCTAAACATAGTGAGACGATTCTATCATTTGCGGCAGCAAGTCAGTTGTTAACTAGTTTTATTGGAACTTATATTATGTATTTCCTCGCAGTTCCTTTGCAAAGATTCATGTATGTTCACTTGACTAGTTTGCTTGATAAAAAGAAAGAAGTATACCCAGAACATGATTAG
- a CDS encoding multicopper oxidase family protein: protein MTDKIYTNYFIEDEDFDKNHFHYKKLSIPQGVEAQPLAVPPVLAPDKETDTDVWFTLESIESESQILPGAKTKTWGYNAPLLGKTMVLKRGQRVHVTLKNSLPELTTYHWHGMEVPGPITDGGCHAPVYPGEEKQIEFTVNQPAALTWLHAHPCPSTAAQVWMGLAMGVVVTDENEAKLPIPKNYGVDEFPVILQDRTFHKDNQLDYRADYDAMGVFGETPLINGTVRPYVDVTTQKIRLLFLGGSNRREWRLHFDDDLVMTQIAGDDSFLPHPIKMTKILVTPGERLQVVVDFKDYHDGDVVNLYTDDFKLIEFRIHKFAPDNSVIPDTLFKPEIPEIAEDLPVRKVTMDDHNKINGKQFAMQRIDMKQQVSHAEYWDVTNTNSKEHGMLHPFHIHGTHFTVVSRDGEKPFPNEYGYKDTIPVRPGETVRLRVEFPQTGVFMYHCHIIEHEDAGMMAQIEVFDPKHPKTYKLMDMKTLTDAFAKERGIKPEDVWMPGMDTEGCGMEVDSSSGASQK from the coding sequence ATGACAGATAAGATATACACTAATTACTTTATCGAAGATGAAGATTTTGACAAAAACCACTTCCACTACAAGAAATTAAGCATCCCTCAAGGTGTAGAAGCTCAGCCATTAGCTGTCCCTCCAGTTCTTGCACCGGATAAGGAAACTGATACTGATGTCTGGTTCACTCTTGAATCAATTGAAAGCGAAAGCCAAATATTGCCTGGAGCTAAGACCAAGACTTGGGGTTATAACGCTCCTTTGTTAGGTAAAACCATGGTCTTAAAACGTGGCCAGCGAGTTCACGTTACCTTAAAAAATAGTTTACCAGAACTAACAACTTATCACTGGCATGGCATGGAAGTTCCTGGTCCTATTACTGATGGTGGCTGTCATGCCCCTGTTTATCCAGGTGAAGAAAAGCAAATCGAATTCACTGTTAATCAACCAGCTGCCTTAACATGGCTTCATGCTCACCCATGTCCATCCACCGCTGCCCAAGTTTGGATGGGATTAGCTATGGGCGTAGTAGTAACAGATGAAAACGAAGCTAAACTCCCAATTCCTAAAAACTATGGCGTTGACGAGTTTCCAGTTATTTTGCAAGACCGTACTTTCCACAAAGATAATCAACTTGACTATCGCGCTGATTATGATGCAATGGGCGTCTTCGGTGAAACACCATTAATCAACGGCACGGTTCGCCCTTATGTTGATGTAACAACACAAAAGATTCGTTTACTATTCTTAGGTGGGTCTAACCGTCGTGAATGGCGCTTGCACTTTGATGATGACCTAGTTATGACTCAAATTGCAGGTGACGATTCATTTTTGCCTCATCCAATCAAAATGACTAAGATCTTGGTAACACCTGGTGAACGGCTTCAAGTTGTAGTTGACTTCAAGGATTACCATGATGGCGATGTCGTTAACCTTTATACTGATGATTTCAAACTAATTGAATTTAGAATTCACAAGTTTGCACCTGACAACAGTGTTATTCCTGATACATTATTCAAACCAGAAATTCCTGAAATCGCTGAAGATTTGCCAGTTCGTAAAGTAACTATGGATGATCACAACAAGATAAACGGCAAGCAATTCGCAATGCAGCGGATCGATATGAAGCAACAAGTTAGTCATGCTGAATACTGGGACGTAACTAATACCAACTCTAAGGAACACGGTATGTTGCACCCATTCCATATTCACGGCACACACTTTACAGTCGTTTCACGTGATGGCGAAAAGCCATTTCCAAATGAATATGGTTACAAAGACACCATTCCTGTCAGACCAGGTGAAACCGTCCGCTTGCGTGTAGAATTCCCACAAACTGGAGTCTTCATGTACCACTGCCACATTATTGAACACGAAGATGCCGGAATGATGGCTCAAATAGAAGTATTCGATCCTAAACACCCAAAGACATACAAGTTAATGGATATGAAGACATTAACCGACGCCTTTGCTAAAGAAAGAGGCATTAAACCTGAAGATGTGTGGATGCCAGGAATGGATACCGAAGGTTGCGGCATGGAAGTTGACAGCAGTTCTGGTGCTAGTCAAAAATAA
- a CDS encoding peptide ABC transporter substrate-binding protein, whose amino-acid sequence MRKTLKHLFGTTVVALLGVSTLSACSSSKSGAKAPKQELTWMTTSEIQTMDPSKMVDTTGSEQASNVFEGLNRLNNAGKVVSGVATKTNQSKDGLTWTFTLRKNAKWSNGDPVTAEDFVYSLRRTLDPKTQSQQQNEWSNVVNADDVLAGKKAPSTLGVEAKGKYELVVHLKHPVPYFKALSVGWNPQNKRVVEKLGKKYGTASKYMVYNGPFVQKGWTGSSLNWKLEKNDQYWDKDKVKLQTVNYSVQKTPSTDYNLYQANKLDGAYLDVQASKRLKGQSGYTVYKLDRTEYLTFNVSKHPELANVDFRRAVSMALNRAQLAKTVGGANTVARTFAGPNEYVDGKNFDQYVESKNPANKYMNYNPAGAKKLYDRALKELGKNKLAFTLMGDDDDVSKKVLEFVQSQLEDTFGKKVDVTVRSMPKTTRVKKMLNGDFEAVFTGLTSGYLDPNSQLHTMMTGQSYNFGKWSNKDFDKYMNNSDKELNPTKRLEDLYNAERVLTDQQGLTPLFHDGQAWMVRPSVKNVEFLGGNFSFKDASVSNN is encoded by the coding sequence ATGAGAAAAACATTGAAGCACTTATTTGGCACGACTGTAGTAGCACTTTTAGGCGTAAGTACTTTATCTGCATGTTCATCAAGCAAATCTGGTGCTAAAGCACCTAAACAAGAATTGACCTGGATGACTACCTCAGAAATCCAAACTATGGATCCTTCAAAGATGGTAGATACAACTGGTAGTGAACAGGCATCTAATGTTTTTGAAGGGCTCAATAGACTGAATAACGCGGGTAAAGTTGTATCTGGTGTGGCTACTAAAACTAATCAGAGTAAAGATGGTTTGACCTGGACTTTTACTTTAAGAAAGAATGCTAAGTGGTCTAATGGTGATCCAGTGACCGCTGAAGATTTTGTTTATTCTTTAAGACGGACACTTGATCCTAAGACACAATCACAACAGCAAAATGAGTGGTCAAATGTAGTTAATGCAGATGATGTTTTAGCTGGGAAAAAAGCTCCGTCGACTTTAGGTGTTGAAGCTAAGGGTAAATATGAATTGGTAGTTCACTTAAAACATCCCGTACCGTATTTTAAAGCCTTGTCAGTTGGTTGGAATCCGCAAAATAAACGTGTAGTTGAAAAATTAGGCAAAAAATATGGGACTGCATCTAAGTATATGGTTTACAATGGTCCATTTGTTCAAAAAGGCTGGACTGGTTCAAGTCTTAACTGGAAGCTAGAAAAGAATGATCAATATTGGGACAAAGATAAAGTTAAATTGCAGACGGTTAATTATAGTGTACAAAAGACGCCTTCAACTGATTACAATCTGTATCAGGCTAACAAATTAGATGGTGCCTATCTTGATGTTCAGGCTTCAAAGAGACTGAAGGGTCAATCTGGTTATACAGTCTATAAACTAGATAGAACTGAATACTTGACTTTCAATGTATCCAAGCATCCAGAACTAGCTAATGTCGATTTTAGAAGAGCAGTTTCAATGGCACTTAACCGAGCTCAATTGGCTAAAACAGTTGGTGGTGCTAATACCGTAGCTCGAACTTTTGCTGGACCAAATGAATATGTTGATGGTAAGAATTTTGACCAGTATGTTGAAAGCAAAAATCCAGCTAATAAATATATGAATTATAACCCTGCAGGCGCTAAGAAACTTTATGATAGAGCATTAAAAGAATTGGGTAAGAATAAGTTGGCCTTTACCTTAATGGGTGACGATGATGACGTTTCTAAAAAGGTTTTAGAGTTTGTGCAAAGCCAGTTAGAAGATACCTTTGGCAAAAAAGTTGATGTAACTGTTAGAAGCATGCCGAAGACTACTAGAGTTAAGAAAATGCTCAATGGTGATTTCGAGGCAGTCTTTACTGGATTGACTTCGGGCTATTTAGATCCTAATTCACAATTGCACACAATGATGACAGGACAAAGTTATAACTTCGGTAAATGGTCTAACAAAGATTTTGACAAGTATATGAATAATTCAGATAAGGAATTAAATCCTACTAAGCGATTAGAAGATTTGTATAATGCAGAACGTGTTTTAACTGATCAACAAGGATTGACGCCATTATTCCATGATGGTCAAGCTTGGATGGTTCGACCAAGTGTTAAAAATGTAGAATTCTTGGGTGGTAATTTCAGCTTTAAGGATGCATCTGTAAGTAATAATTAG